One part of the Salvelinus fontinalis isolate EN_2023a chromosome 4, ASM2944872v1, whole genome shotgun sequence genome encodes these proteins:
- the malt1 gene encoding mucosa-associated lymphoid tissue lymphoma translocation protein 1 isoform X2, with the protein MSDSSDRSLNLHFLKEPVMRKLCEVLDKTNSKGWRKLGEMVGNDRRFRVSSDEMEMCSLKVLELEGSPSRVLLRLMGDRGCTLGHLVDLLQTMGHTEALQCVKPPGIQILIQPQSVAIIVGHNLRLSCYAVGKAGVQFQWFKTKEEVHNSSSPDLVISPVQLTDAGFYICRVNCGDSFEFSQWAQVDVLNVATSYGLGSHSLEGRLKVVIQPQGQRLLVGDSLQLECGAVGRPIPRYQWHRNGVPLHFPEASKRRLTIPYLLLEHHGKYRCEICINNERTWTNEVDVLVDDVFAFGAGASELILNSNQEPPYATDKVALLIGNLSYRNHPQLKAPMVDVYDLTNLLRQLNFKVVSLLDLTESEMRNAVDEFLLLLHKGVYGLLYYAGHGYENYGNSFMVPVDAPNPYHSANCLCVQSILKLMQEKETGLNVFLLDMCRKRNIHDDTTPNILLRVTANIVFGYATCQDAEAFELSSSGFTNGVFVKFLKKRLLEDEKITVLLDRVAEDMGQFDATKGKQALEIRSSLSERRALTDPVLPGDSSDMALAHNRQWAKAHELPESMSLDFDCGAQIKLGFAAEFSNVLVIYTHIVKKPEDMFFCQAHVTNFSPDLDVDPKEMNRETPEETGIYLLSSSLPQHCLYTRLSSLQKLRDQLGFTVCLQGSFKAMDELVDWTTDVNIGKPLIARLDLYRTMRRNSCLQTCPMPHSPCHSPRAEHLHHHPQDLLSPHCSSPYLDVCEPLQGAVGGSGCVSSTLYDNCSFSRYGCTNSDSPGRASIPIETTDDINELQTVFINSLQFHHQ; encoded by the exons ATGTCGGATTCATCTGACCGGTCTTTAAACTTACATTTTCTGAAAGAACCTGTCATGAGGAAACTGTGTGAGGTTCTGGATAAAACCAACAGTAAAGGATGGCGTAAACTCGGGGAGATGGTCGGCAATGACCGGCGTTTTAGGGTGAG TTCAGATGAGATGGAGATGTGCTCTCTGAAGGTGTTGGAGCTGGAGGGCAGCCCCAGCCGCGTGCTGCTCAGGCTCATGGGAGACAGAGGGTGCACACTGGGCCATCTGGTAGACTTACTACAAACCATGGGCCATACAGAGGCCCTACAGTGTGTCAAACCACCAG GTATCCAGATCCTCATTCAGCCCCAATCTGTGGCTATAATAGTGGGACACAACCTGCGACTCAGCTGTTATGCTGTGGGAAAGGCTGGTGTTCAATTCCAGTGGTTCAAAACCAAGGAGGAG GTACACAACAGTTCTTCTCCAGACCTGGTGATTAGCCCAGTCCAACTGACAGACGCAGGCTTCTACATCTGCAGGGTTAATTGTGGAGACTCCTTTGAGTTCAGCCAGTGGGCTCAGGTGGATGTCCTGAATGTTGCAACATCTTATG GGTTGGGATCCCACTCGTTGGAGGGCAGGCTGAAGGTGGTGATCCAGCCCCAGGGCCAGAGACTACTGGTGGGGGACTCTCTGCAGTTGGAGTGTGGGGCGGTAGGGAGGCCTATCCCCCGCTACCAGTGGCACAGGAACGGGGTGCCCCTTCACTTTCCAGAGGCCTCCAAGAGGAGACTCACG ATTCCGTATCTGCTGCTGGAACATCATGGAAAGTATCGCTGTGAGATTTGTATTAACAACGAAAGGACGTGGACGAATGAAGTAGACGTTTTAGTGG ATGATGTTTTTGCCTTTGGAGCTG GTGCCAGTGAACTAATCCTGAACAGCAATCAAGAACCACCTTATG CGACAGATAAAGTGGCCCTGCTAATCGGGAACCTCTCGTACCGGAACCACCCCCAGCTGAAGGCGCCAATGGTGGATGTGTATGATCTCACCAACCTCCTGCGCCAGCTCAACTTCAAGGTAGTATCGCTGCTGGATCTCACCGAGTCAGAGATGCGCAACGCTGTGGACGAGTTTCTGCTCTTACTTCACAAGGGTGTCTATG GTTTGCTGTACTATGCTGGACATGGTTATGAGAACTATGGCAACAGCTTCATGGTACCGGTGGATGCTCCAAACCCGTATCACTCAGCCAACTGCCTGTGTGTGCAGAGCATCCTCAAACTAATGCAGGAGAAGGAGACAGGCCTCAATGTGTTCCTGCTGGATATGTGCAGGAAGCG aaATATTCATGATGATACAACCCCAAACATACTATTGAGGGTCACAGCTAACATTGTCTTTGGATATGCAAC CTGCCAAGATGCAGAAGCGTTTGAGCTGAGCTCTAGTGGATTCACTAACGGTGTCTTCGTCAAGTTTCTGAAGAAACGTCTTCTGGAGGATGAGAAGATCACTGTGTTGCTGGACAGAGTGGCTGAGG ACATGGGCCAGTTCGATGCCACTAAGGGGAAGCAGGCTCTGGAGATCCGCAGCAGCCTATCAGAGAGGAGGGCTCTGACTGACCCTGTACTGCCTGGTGACAGCTCTGACATGGCCCTGGCTCACAACCGTCAGTGGGCCAAGGCTCACG AACTGCCTGAGAGTATGTCTCTGGACTTTGACTGTGGGGCTCAGATCAAGCTGGGCTTCGCTGCAGAGTTCTCCAACGTGCTGGTCATTTACACCCACATCGTGAAGAAACCAGAGGACATGTTCTTCTGCCAGGCTCACGTCACGAACTTCTCCCCG GACCTTGACGTTGACCCCAAAGAGATGAACAGGGAGACACCAGAGGAGACTGGCATCTACCTGCTCTCGAGCAGTCTTCCCCAGCACTGTCTGTACACACGCCTCAGCTCTCTACAGAAGCTCAGG GATCAGCTGGGGTTTACAGTTTGTCTACAGGGCTCTTTCAAGGCCATGGATGAGCTGGTGGACTGGACCACTGACGTCAACATTGGCAAGCCCCTGATCGCCAGACTAGACCTGTACCGCACCATGAGGAGGAACAGCTGCCTGCAGACCTGCCCCATGCCCCACAGCCCCTGCCATAGCCCCAGAGCCgagcacctccaccaccacccccaagACCTTCTCTCCCCACACTGCTCCAGCCCTTACCTGGATGTGTGTGAGCCTTTACAGGGAGCTGTGGGAGGCTCAGGTTGTGTGAGCTCCACTCTATATGACAACTGTAGCTTCTCTCGCTATGGCTGTACTAATAGTGACTCCCCTGGCAGAGCTAGCATTCCCATAGAGACCACGGATGACATAAACGAGCTGCAGACAGTCTTCATTAATAGCCTGCAGTTTCACCACCAGTGA
- the malt1 gene encoding mucosa-associated lymphoid tissue lymphoma translocation protein 1 isoform X1 codes for MSDSSDRSLNLHFLKEPVMRKLCEVLDKTNSKGWRKLGEMVGNDRRFRVSSDEMEMCSLKVLELEGSPSRVLLRLMGDRGCTLGHLVDLLQTMGHTEALQCVKPPGIQILIQPQSVAIIVGHNLRLSCYAVGKAGVQFQWFKTKEEVHNSSSPDLVISPVQLTDAGFYICRVNCGDSFEFSQWAQVDVLNVATSYGLGSHSLEGRLKVVIQPQGQRLLVGDSLQLECGAVGRPIPRYQWHRNGVPLHFPEASKRRLTIPYLLLEHHGKYRCEICINNERTWTNEVDVLVGPRISVQFSGAMECSEDDVFAFGAGASELILNSNQEPPYATDKVALLIGNLSYRNHPQLKAPMVDVYDLTNLLRQLNFKVVSLLDLTESEMRNAVDEFLLLLHKGVYGLLYYAGHGYENYGNSFMVPVDAPNPYHSANCLCVQSILKLMQEKETGLNVFLLDMCRKRNIHDDTTPNILLRVTANIVFGYATCQDAEAFELSSSGFTNGVFVKFLKKRLLEDEKITVLLDRVAEDMGQFDATKGKQALEIRSSLSERRALTDPVLPGDSSDMALAHNRQWAKAHELPESMSLDFDCGAQIKLGFAAEFSNVLVIYTHIVKKPEDMFFCQAHVTNFSPDLDVDPKEMNRETPEETGIYLLSSSLPQHCLYTRLSSLQKLRDQLGFTVCLQGSFKAMDELVDWTTDVNIGKPLIARLDLYRTMRRNSCLQTCPMPHSPCHSPRAEHLHHHPQDLLSPHCSSPYLDVCEPLQGAVGGSGCVSSTLYDNCSFSRYGCTNSDSPGRASIPIETTDDINELQTVFINSLQFHHQ; via the exons ATGTCGGATTCATCTGACCGGTCTTTAAACTTACATTTTCTGAAAGAACCTGTCATGAGGAAACTGTGTGAGGTTCTGGATAAAACCAACAGTAAAGGATGGCGTAAACTCGGGGAGATGGTCGGCAATGACCGGCGTTTTAGGGTGAG TTCAGATGAGATGGAGATGTGCTCTCTGAAGGTGTTGGAGCTGGAGGGCAGCCCCAGCCGCGTGCTGCTCAGGCTCATGGGAGACAGAGGGTGCACACTGGGCCATCTGGTAGACTTACTACAAACCATGGGCCATACAGAGGCCCTACAGTGTGTCAAACCACCAG GTATCCAGATCCTCATTCAGCCCCAATCTGTGGCTATAATAGTGGGACACAACCTGCGACTCAGCTGTTATGCTGTGGGAAAGGCTGGTGTTCAATTCCAGTGGTTCAAAACCAAGGAGGAG GTACACAACAGTTCTTCTCCAGACCTGGTGATTAGCCCAGTCCAACTGACAGACGCAGGCTTCTACATCTGCAGGGTTAATTGTGGAGACTCCTTTGAGTTCAGCCAGTGGGCTCAGGTGGATGTCCTGAATGTTGCAACATCTTATG GGTTGGGATCCCACTCGTTGGAGGGCAGGCTGAAGGTGGTGATCCAGCCCCAGGGCCAGAGACTACTGGTGGGGGACTCTCTGCAGTTGGAGTGTGGGGCGGTAGGGAGGCCTATCCCCCGCTACCAGTGGCACAGGAACGGGGTGCCCCTTCACTTTCCAGAGGCCTCCAAGAGGAGACTCACG ATTCCGTATCTGCTGCTGGAACATCATGGAAAGTATCGCTGTGAGATTTGTATTAACAACGAAAGGACGTGGACGAATGAAGTAGACGTTTTAGTGG GACCAAGGATATCTGTCCAGTTTTCAGGGGCAATGGAGTGTTCTGAAG ATGATGTTTTTGCCTTTGGAGCTG GTGCCAGTGAACTAATCCTGAACAGCAATCAAGAACCACCTTATG CGACAGATAAAGTGGCCCTGCTAATCGGGAACCTCTCGTACCGGAACCACCCCCAGCTGAAGGCGCCAATGGTGGATGTGTATGATCTCACCAACCTCCTGCGCCAGCTCAACTTCAAGGTAGTATCGCTGCTGGATCTCACCGAGTCAGAGATGCGCAACGCTGTGGACGAGTTTCTGCTCTTACTTCACAAGGGTGTCTATG GTTTGCTGTACTATGCTGGACATGGTTATGAGAACTATGGCAACAGCTTCATGGTACCGGTGGATGCTCCAAACCCGTATCACTCAGCCAACTGCCTGTGTGTGCAGAGCATCCTCAAACTAATGCAGGAGAAGGAGACAGGCCTCAATGTGTTCCTGCTGGATATGTGCAGGAAGCG aaATATTCATGATGATACAACCCCAAACATACTATTGAGGGTCACAGCTAACATTGTCTTTGGATATGCAAC CTGCCAAGATGCAGAAGCGTTTGAGCTGAGCTCTAGTGGATTCACTAACGGTGTCTTCGTCAAGTTTCTGAAGAAACGTCTTCTGGAGGATGAGAAGATCACTGTGTTGCTGGACAGAGTGGCTGAGG ACATGGGCCAGTTCGATGCCACTAAGGGGAAGCAGGCTCTGGAGATCCGCAGCAGCCTATCAGAGAGGAGGGCTCTGACTGACCCTGTACTGCCTGGTGACAGCTCTGACATGGCCCTGGCTCACAACCGTCAGTGGGCCAAGGCTCACG AACTGCCTGAGAGTATGTCTCTGGACTTTGACTGTGGGGCTCAGATCAAGCTGGGCTTCGCTGCAGAGTTCTCCAACGTGCTGGTCATTTACACCCACATCGTGAAGAAACCAGAGGACATGTTCTTCTGCCAGGCTCACGTCACGAACTTCTCCCCG GACCTTGACGTTGACCCCAAAGAGATGAACAGGGAGACACCAGAGGAGACTGGCATCTACCTGCTCTCGAGCAGTCTTCCCCAGCACTGTCTGTACACACGCCTCAGCTCTCTACAGAAGCTCAGG GATCAGCTGGGGTTTACAGTTTGTCTACAGGGCTCTTTCAAGGCCATGGATGAGCTGGTGGACTGGACCACTGACGTCAACATTGGCAAGCCCCTGATCGCCAGACTAGACCTGTACCGCACCATGAGGAGGAACAGCTGCCTGCAGACCTGCCCCATGCCCCACAGCCCCTGCCATAGCCCCAGAGCCgagcacctccaccaccacccccaagACCTTCTCTCCCCACACTGCTCCAGCCCTTACCTGGATGTGTGTGAGCCTTTACAGGGAGCTGTGGGAGGCTCAGGTTGTGTGAGCTCCACTCTATATGACAACTGTAGCTTCTCTCGCTATGGCTGTACTAATAGTGACTCCCCTGGCAGAGCTAGCATTCCCATAGAGACCACGGATGACATAAACGAGCTGCAGACAGTCTTCATTAATAGCCTGCAGTTTCACCACCAGTGA